A single genomic interval of Dysidea avara chromosome 6, odDysAvar1.4, whole genome shotgun sequence harbors:
- the LOC136258012 gene encoding NACHT, LRR and PYD domains-containing protein 4A-like — protein sequence MMCPWNNVQYRELESLRLSCIISNHCPRRPKKVITRPRCTMSKTVAVEELVIRKYDDDFVHAGDCMCVLYKLESEHLRLEFNRDSTFLERIKKMTCEARNRELINSMSDLISVHGVKCFSQFLIVLSKEHCYEQFITRVIFSFAIFKNIHIISEFLITDKSAFKLLECHVVAKESKLVYEEMKQCTNKTSTASCFETLLKTETFEFHLAVLRFLATTDHTDVLKTMIQSILDMDIPISIIIQALPDKISTPLQSVIASLQQKDSSYINPSIALADIKNLQLKPREVDCSNEQCDKERDFSDIIRNHRNSRPTHKELAKFVIPYCSSQWRILGDLLEVPSYIFDNIQSNFNHVEICCREMLHTWLRRSDSVSWENLLTALRSPVFKFHHPHLKDKLSFPHYPQSSHLGVYEKSLRSKYTSQRTSSCGDWPPKPHQHFIDLPLARVPKEISKPKFDNQFLQYHEEKDYEIEKLTSYKQIFQCEGSDGCRVIVIEGNPGSGKTTLTYKLCKDWAEGSILQHISHLILLVLRDNRVNSANTLDEIIQIDTGRENANHINQDLISLDGKNVMVWLEGWDELAHNKRQESLFSDLILCRILTQATVVITTRPAAYETIPQNSIMHKIEIFQFTQTLSQKYIDCSFAENDVKMQFKDEMSRVPSLQTLTYNPMSLAILIRVFSYSYKLPETITEVYKKFLLMSLRRYNIKTFNDTKTLTSLYKLPEELNKILNGLEQLSYMLLWEDKLVFSDELVSEMVFQGDAVPLEFDGMGLFEVHDTEYDIGVIKNYNFLHKTIQELLAALYLSKLESTQQEKEMKSLFGNIKFEMVWLFYIGLTKFELVSVSNVFPGVKPESTQSFQRELKVYTDYQSFDEAFYGSIYHCKHLIELTVSPEFFIVLILCCYEAQCPNLCNEFINHFFSTDACYIDVPFSAATQQTMIALSYFVSHSNKNCALQIAPVFSGLTLLLTYLTNPNKVRGRLWRLMYDVQPGDFSNLLTLVQTQCYLQSLTLPFSSFTDSEFIELCECLKYNKTLLKLDLAYCNITKERLMVLRNMLQVNTKIQYLALQGNEFSTSDLIDFMKSLLSTSTLQELRVSVNKYRQEVKDCITTINANRSKVGVNSKLNVVPMKR from the coding sequence AGAACTGATTAACAGTATGAGTGACTTAATATCAGTACATGGAGTGAAATGCTTTAGTCAGTTTCTGATAGTATTGTCCAAAGAACATTGTTACGAGCAATTCATTACCAGAGTTATTTTCTCATTtgctattttcaaaaatatacatATCATCTCGGAATTCCTAATAACAGATAAAAGTGCCTTTAAATTATTAGAATGTCATGTTGTTGCTAAAGAAAGTAAACTAGTATATGAagaaatgaagcagtgcactaATAAAACTAGTACAGCAAGCTGTTTTGAAACACTACTAAAAACTGAGACATTTGAATTTCATCTTGCAGTGCTCAGGTTCTTGGCTACTACGGATCACACTGATGTACTTAAAACAATGATACAAAGCATTCTTGACATGGATATTCCAATCAGTATCATAATACAAGCTTTGCCAGATAAAATATCTACACCTTTACAATCAGTTATTGCAAGCTTGCAGCAGAAAGACAGCTCTTACATTAATCCAAGTATCGCTTTAGCTGACATCAAAAACTTACAACTTAAGCCTAGAGAGGTAGATTGTAGTAATGAACAATGTGATAAAGAACGTGACTTTAGTGATATTATAAGAAACCACCGCAACAGTAGACCAACTCATAAAGAATTGGCAAAATTTGTTATCCCATACTGTTCTTCTCAGTGGAGAATCCTCGGTGATCTTTTGGAAGTACCTTCTTACATTTTTGATAATATCCAGTCTAACTTTAATCATGTTGAAATCTGCTGCAGGGAAATGTTGCACACCTGGCTTAGGAGAAGTGACAGTGTATCTTGGGAAAACCTGCTGACAGCTTTAAGATCACCTGTGTTTAAATTTCATCATCCTCATCTAAAAGACAAACTATCATTTCCTCATTACCCTCAATCATCTCATCTTGGTGTGTATGAAAAGTCTTTGAGATCTAAATACACTTCACAAAGAACATCATCTTGTGGAGATTGGCCACCAAAACCTCATCAGCACTTTATTGATTTACCATTGGCTAGGGTTCCTAAGGAAATCAGTAAGCCAAAGTTTGATAACCAGTTTTTACAATATCATGAAGAAAAGGACTATGAAATTGAAAAATTAACCTCTTATAAACAAATCTTTCAGTGCGAAGGCAGTGATGGCTGCCGTGTAATTGTGATAGAAGGAAATCCAGGAAGTGGCAAAACAACATTAACATACAAATTATGTAAGGACTGGGCTGAAGGTAGTATACTGCAGCACATATCTCATCTAATACTGCTAGTACTAAGAGATAACAGAGTCAATAGTGCAAACACTTTAGATGAAATTATTCAAATTGATACAGGTAGGGAAAATGCCAATCATATAAATCAAGATCTAATTAGTTTAGATGGGAAAAATGTCATGGTTTGGTTAGAAGGGTGGGATGAGCTTGCTCACAATAAAAGGCAAGAGTCTTTGTTTTCTGATTTAATCTTATGCCGCATATTGACACAAGCTACTGTTGTTATTACTACAAGGCCAGCAGCATATGAGACCATCCCACAAAACAGTATTATGCATAAAATTGAAATATTCCAGTTTACACAGACCCTATCACAAAAGTACATTGACTGTAGCTTTGCTGAAAATGACGTTAAAATGCAATTTAAAGATGAAATGAGTAGAGTTCCTAGTTTACAGACGCTAACATATAATCCCATGAGTCTTGCCATTCTCATACGTGTTTTTAGTTACAGCTATAAATTACCAGAAACGATCACTGAAGTGTACAAGAAATTTCTGCTAATGTCTTTACGACGCTACAATATTAAAACATTCAACGACACAAAAACTCTCACCAGTTTGTACAAATTACCAGAAGAGCTGAACAAAATATTGAATGGCTTAGAACAACTGTCTTATATGTTACTGTGGGAAGATAAACTTGTTtttagtgatgagttagtttcTGAGATGGTTTTTCAAGGTGATGCAGTTCCATTAGAGTTTGATGGAATGGGATTATTTGAAGTCCATGACACAGAATATGATATAGGAGtaattaaaaattacaattttctGCATAAAACTATTCAAGAATTGCTAGCAGCTTTGTATTTATCTAAACTTGAAAGCACGcaacaagaaaaagaaatgaAGAGTTTGTTTGGGAATATTAAGTTTGAAATGGTTTGGCTATTTTATATTGGATTAACCAAATTTGAGCTAGTATCTGTTAGCAATGTGTTTCCTGGTGTAAAGCCTGAATCCACACAATCATTTCAAAGAGAACTGAAAGTGTATACAGACTATCAAAGTTTTGATGAAGCATTCTATGGTTCCATTTATCATTGCAAACATCTCATAGAATTAACAGTATCACCAGAGTTTTTCATTGTATTAATTCTTTGTTGTTATGAAGCTCAATGTCCTAATCTTTGCAATGAATTTATTAACCATTTCTTTTCAACTGATGCTTGTTACATTGATGTACCGTTCTCAGCTGCTACACAGCAAACAATGATTGCACTGTCATATTTTGTATCACATTCCAATAAGAATTGTGCATTACAAATAGCACCTGTTTTTAGTGGGCTGACATTACTGCTCACTTACCTTACCAATCCTAATAAAGTACGTGGAAGATTATGGCGATTGATGTACGATGTGCAGCCAGGGGACTTTAGCAATCTGTTAACACTGGTCCAAACACAGTGCTACTTACAGTCTCTTACTCTTCCATTTAGTTCATTTACTGATAGTGAATTTATTGAGTTGTGTGAATGCttaaaatataacaaaacactactAAAACTTGATCTTGCATATTGTAATATCACCAAGGAGAGATTAATGGTTTTGAGGAATATGTTACAGGTCAACACCAAGATCCAATATCTAGCATTACAAGGCAATGAATTTTCAACATCAGATTTAATAGACTTTATGAAATCATTACTCAGCACTAGTACATTACAAGAACTTCGAGTAAGTGTAAACAAATATCGGCAAGAAGTTAAAGATTGCATAACCACAATAAATGCAAACAGAAGTAAAGTGGGAGTGAATAGCAAACTCAATGTAGTTCCAATGAAAAGATAA